In Streptococcus parauberis NCFD 2020, the sequence CAATAGAATGCTCTGGCAAATTGTTAACGACGTTCAATTAATTCATCAACAGGTAGACGGTAGCTTGGCTCTGGATGCTCATCGCTATAGCCGACAGTGATTAAAATCTCAGGACGGAAACGTGAATCCACATCTAAAATTTCATTAACGATAGTTTTATCAAAACCAAGAATCATATTAGAAGAAATTTTTTGGTCAGTCAATGCAAGAACTAAGTTCATTGCCACAAGGCCAGTATTAAAAGCTAGGTAATCACTCTTTTGATCAGGTTGGAATTTGTCATAACGTGGAGGTAAAGTTTCCATGTAATAGCTAATTAAATCATCAGGCAATGATTTGACACCGACACGGGCAATCTTACGCGAACGTTGAGCAAGATCAGTATCAGAGAAAACAGCAACAACGTACTGTGCTTGTTCAATCTGAACTTTATTTCCTTCAACCATATCTTTAGCAAGATCAGCTTTTTTGTTTTCAACCACAACAAATTTCCAAGGTTGAATATTGTTGGCACTTGGTGCTAAAGTCGCAATCTCGATGGCTGTCCGTAAATCTTTAAAGTCAACTTTTTGATCATTAAATGATTTAACAGCGTGGCGTTTCTTATTCAATTCTAGAAATTTCATAGCAAAACTTCCTATCTTTCTTTATTTTCGTACACCTTATTCTATCATTTTTTGAAACTGTTTTCATGTTTTTTTTGCAATTTTCAACCAAAAGTTAGTCATTTTTTTTGATTAAAACTAGCTAGTAAATTTTCGGCAACTTTTTCTGGAATCCCCAAGGCCCTTATCTCATCTACAGTGGCATTACCAATAGCTGTCATATTCTTAAAATGTTTGAGCAAGGTTTGCTTGCGCTTAGGACCAAGCCCCTCAATATTGTCCAATTTTGAGGAGAAAGAATTCTTACTGCGAACCTGTCTATGGAAGGTAATAGCAAAGCGGTGAACCTCATCTTGAATGCGATGAAGCAAGAAAAATTCCTCTGAATTGCGGGGTAAATCAATCACTTCCAAGGGGTCACCAAACAAGAGTTCTTGGGTTTGGTGCTTGTCATTTTTTTGCAAACCAGCAACTGGAATAGATAAGCCGAGTTGATTTTGAATGACATCCTTAGCGATATTAACTTGCCCTTGTCCTCCATCAATGATAATTAAATCTGGAGCTTGTAAGTTGTCCTTTTGAACCCGACTATAACGTCTGGAGATAACTTCCCGCATACTGGCATAGTCATCTGGTCCAGTGACTGTTTTGATTTTGAATTTTCGATAATCTTTTTTACTTGGTTTTCCATCGACAAAGACGACCATAGCGGCGACTGGACTTGTTCCTTGAATATTCGAGTTATCAAATGCTTCAATTCGAATAGGTGTTGGAATAGCCATTAACTCACCTAGATTATCAATAGCCCCTTTTGTCTTTTTCAAATCTTTTTCCAGCAAATCAAATTTTTGTTGAAGGGAGACACGTGCATTCTTGGTTGCTAAGGCGACTAGCTGCTTCTTCTCACCACGTTGTGGTTTAATTATCTTGCTTGGGACAATAGCTTCTACCAGTTCGTGGTCAATGTTAGCAGGAATGAAGACTTCCTTGGGTAGGAAATGTCTTTTATCTTGGTAAAATTGCCCCATATAAGTTAAGAAATCATCTTCTTCCTCGTTATAGTAGGGGAACATATTAACATCTCTTTGGATTAATTTCCCCTGTCTAACAAAGAAAACTTGAACGCACATCCAGCCTTTTTCGACGTAATAGCCAAAAATGTCTCTGTCCATTAAGTCTTTACTCATCACTCGTTGTTTGGTTCTCAGCGTAGCAATTCCCGAAATCAAATCACGATACTCAGCAGCTCGTTCAAACTCCAATTCCTCGGAAGCTGTCTTCATCTTTCTTTTTAGACCATCAATGATTTTGTCGTCTTTACCATTCAAGAACAGTTTGACGTCTTCCACCAGGCCATCCCAGTAAGCTTTATCAGTTTGACAAATGGTATGGGCATTACACTGGCCGATGTGATAATAAAAGCAAACTTTGTTTACAGGGTTAGTACATTTCTTAAAAGGGAAAATTCGGTCCAAAAGCTTTTTGACTTCATTTGCTGTATAAGAATCAGGATAAGGGCCAAAATAGAGTCCATCATTCTTACGAATTTGGCGAGTAATCAATAGACGCGGAAAATGCTCATTAGTAATCTTGATAAAGGGATAAGACTTGTCATCCTTTAACTTGATGTTATATCGAGGCATGTTCTCTTGTATCAAGTTAATTTCTAAAAGAAGAGCTTCTGTATTTGAGCCCGTTACAATGAATTCAAAATCAGCAATTTCTGAAACCAATAATTCAGTCTTGGTATCATGACTTCCTCTAAAATAAGAGCGAACCCGATTCTTTAAATTTTTAGCTTTTCCAACATAGATTATTTTGCCGTCTTTATTTTTGTGGAGATAACATCCTGGACTATCAGGAAGCAATTCCAGCTTATGTTTAATCAGATCATTCATAAATACTATTCTACCAAATTTTAGCCTGAAAGAGTCAAAAAAGAGCTGATGGAGCAAATTCTTAGTATACATATAAATTAATATTTTTCATAAAGCAAGAAGTGATAATACTTATAGCAAAAAAAAACTTTTCATCACGATGAGAAGTATTTTTATAAACTATTTTGAATCCTGAATCCTAAAATAAGCTTTATTCGATGATATGAATCTTAACCACTTTTGTATGCATAATTGCCATAAGAAATAATAAGCTAATCAGTACTACTGGGAAAAGGGACATTGAGATATATTGGGCAATAACACCAAATAATGGGGGAATAATGACAAATCCCATATAAGCAAAGGCCATCTCGACACCAATCATTGCCTGTGACCGTTCCTTACCGAAATGCTCCGGTGTGGAATGAATAATACATGGATAAATTGGTGCACACCCTAAGCCGATTAAGAGCAAACCTGCTAGAGTAAGGCCATGGATTTGCAAAGGAATTAAGAAAATCAGAATACCTGACCCAATTAATACGAGCCCAATCCGAATCAACTGATCATTGGTAAAACGCATGGCCATAAAACCATTTATCCCACGACCAAGTGTGATGCCCAGATAAAAGAGGGTGGTAAATGTAACTGCCATAGGTACACTCAAACCTTTAACTTCAACCATATAGGAACTTGTCCAAAGTCCCGTCACTGATTCCAGTGCACAGTAGGCAAAAAACGTCAGCATTATCTCTTTGGCACCAGGAATGGCCAATACTTCTTTAAAACTTAAGACTTTAGCAACTTGCTGATTCTCACTGGGATTAACATGGTCATTTGTCCAAAGTGGCAAATTCATAAAGAGCACAGCTGTGAAAATAACCTGTATTACTCCCACTAATATATAGCCACTATTCCATGTGTTTCCCAGATTCATCGCATATCCAAGGGAATAGGTCCCCGTCGAAACACCTACACCCCACATACAATGCAACCAACTCATATGTTTGCTTGAGTAGTGCAGCGCAACATAATTATTTAAGGCAGCATCAACGGATCCCGCACCTAAACCATATGGAATGGCTAATAAACAAATCACCCAAAATGAATGACAGAGACCAAAACCAAGAATAGCGAAGGCTGTAATGGCTACGCTGACTGCAGTTACCATGCCGGTTCCAAACTTTTTGTTAAGTCGGTTACTTTGTAAACTTGAAAAGATTGTTGCCATGGAGATTATGGTGGTTAGAATCCCCATATAAGAAACAGGTAAGCCCATTTCCAGTTGCATGGCAGGCCAGCCTGCACCGAGTAAGCCATCTGGTAATCCTAAACTAATAAAAGCCATGTAAATGACCAGTAATAATAAATGTGTCATTCTATCCTATCTTCTAATTAGTTTGTCAATGACAACTAGAACCCCATTTTCATTATTGGTAGTTGTTTGATAAGTGGCAACCTTCTTAACATTTTCATTAGCGTTTAACATAGCATATGAATTATCTGTAAGCTTGAGCATTTCTAAATCATTATCACTATCCCCAAAAGCAACAAGATTAGTAGCTTTCAAGCCCCAATGGTCTAATAAATAGGTTAGAGCTGTGCCTTTATTTACGCCAGTCCCTATCACATCAACATTACCATGACCAGTTGCAACTGCTTGGACTTGGCCTGATAGTGTCTCATTAAGGACTTTAATAATTTCATCGGTCACATCTAATGGGGTATTAAAAGAGAACTTCAAAATCTTATCTTGGGGAAGCTCTTGAAAACTTGCTACTTCTTCTAGTCTTGTGTAATAGATACTAAAATAGTCTTTATTTTCTTGACTGGAAGAAGCTAAGATATAAGCTGAATTCTCACCACAGACAACTGCTTCTGAGGATAATTGATTACGATCCAAATAGGCAATCACAGTTTCAACAATATCATTTGGCAGTGGATAGGATTTTAAGAGTTGACCTTTATCAACAATATAGGCACCATTTTCTCCGACAATTGTCATTTTGTCTTGATAGTCCTCAAAAAATCCTGCAATTTGATAATATTGGTTTCCACTAATAGCCACAAAATGCATATC encodes:
- a CDS encoding nitroreductase family protein, giving the protein MKFLELNKKRHAVKSFNDQKVDFKDLRTAIEIATLAPSANNIQPWKFVVVENKKADLAKDMVEGNKVQIEQAQYVVAVFSDTDLAQRSRKIARVGVKSLPDDLISYYMETLPPRYDKFQPDQKSDYLAFNTGLVAMNLVLALTDQKISSNMILGFDKTIVNEILDVDSRFRPEILITVGYSDEHPEPSYRLPVDELIERR
- a CDS encoding Cof-type HAD-IIB family hydrolase; this encodes MTIKVFATDMDGTFLNDQNSYDRVYFNQLFAQLTDQDMHFVAISGNQYYQIAGFFEDYQDKMTIVGENGAYIVDKGQLLKSYPLPNDIVETVIAYLDRNQLSSEAVVCGENSAYILASSSQENKDYFSIYYTRLEEVASFQELPQDKILKFSFNTPLDVTDEIIKVLNETLSGQVQAVATGHGNVDVIGTGVNKGTALTYLLDHWGLKATNLVAFGDSDNDLEMLKLTDNSYAMLNANENVKKVATYQTTTNNENGVLVVIDKLIRR
- the uvrC gene encoding excinuclease ABC subunit UvrC, whose protein sequence is MNDLIKHKLELLPDSPGCYLHKNKDGKIIYVGKAKNLKNRVRSYFRGSHDTKTELLVSEIADFEFIVTGSNTEALLLEINLIQENMPRYNIKLKDDKSYPFIKITNEHFPRLLITRQIRKNDGLYFGPYPDSYTANEVKKLLDRIFPFKKCTNPVNKVCFYYHIGQCNAHTICQTDKAYWDGLVEDVKLFLNGKDDKIIDGLKRKMKTASEELEFERAAEYRDLISGIATLRTKQRVMSKDLMDRDIFGYYVEKGWMCVQVFFVRQGKLIQRDVNMFPYYNEEEDDFLTYMGQFYQDKRHFLPKEVFIPANIDHELVEAIVPSKIIKPQRGEKKQLVALATKNARVSLQQKFDLLEKDLKKTKGAIDNLGELMAIPTPIRIEAFDNSNIQGTSPVAAMVVFVDGKPSKKDYRKFKIKTVTGPDDYASMREVISRRYSRVQKDNLQAPDLIIIDGGQGQVNIAKDVIQNQLGLSIPVAGLQKNDKHQTQELLFGDPLEVIDLPRNSEEFFLLHRIQDEVHRFAITFHRQVRSKNSFSSKLDNIEGLGPKRKQTLLKHFKNMTAIGNATVDEIRALGIPEKVAENLLASFNQKK
- a CDS encoding MFS transporter, with amino-acid sequence MTHLLLLVIYMAFISLGLPDGLLGAGWPAMQLEMGLPVSYMGILTTIISMATIFSSLQSNRLNKKFGTGMVTAVSVAITAFAILGFGLCHSFWVICLLAIPYGLGAGSVDAALNNYVALHYSSKHMSWLHCMWGVGVSTGTYSLGYAMNLGNTWNSGYILVGVIQVIFTAVLFMNLPLWTNDHVNPSENQQVAKVLSFKEVLAIPGAKEIMLTFFAYCALESVTGLWTSSYMVEVKGLSVPMAVTFTTLFYLGITLGRGINGFMAMRFTNDQLIRIGLVLIGSGILIFLIPLQIHGLTLAGLLLIGLGCAPIYPCIIHSTPEHFGKERSQAMIGVEMAFAYMGFVIIPPLFGVIAQYISMSLFPVVLISLLFLMAIMHTKVVKIHIIE